In Shewanella sp. MR-4, the genomic stretch TACGGGCAACATTGTCGGGGTGGCAACCGCGATTAAGATGGGCGGCCCAGGGGCATTATTTTGGATGTGGCTGGCGGCCTTCTTTGGCATGGCGACCAAATATGCCGAATGTATGTTGGCGGTAAAATACCGCACTACCGATGCGCGCGGACAAATTGCGGGCGGCCCTATGTATTATATCGAGCGGGGTTTGGGCATACATTGGATGGCGAAGTTGTTTGCCCTGTTTGGTGTAGGGGTGGCATTTTTCGGTATTGGTACTTTCGCCCAAGTGAATGCGATTAGCGATGCCCTGACCATTGCCTTTGAGGTGCCCACTTGGGCCACGGCATCGGTGCTCACCTTGTTAGTTGCGGCGGTGACCTTAGGTGGGGTTAAGCGTATTTCTAACGTGGCGCAAAAGTTAGTGCCAGCGATGTCAATTGGTTATGTGCTGGCTTGTGTGTGGATTTTAGCGAGTTTTGCGGAATCGATTTTACCCGCCTTGCAATTAGTGGTGGAGTCGGCCTTTACACCTGTCTCGGCGGCGGGGGGATTCTTAGGTGCAACTGTGGCGCAGGCGATTCAAATGGGGATTGCCCGCGGGGTGTTTTCCAACGAGTCGGGCCTCGGTAGCGCCCCAATCGCTGCCGCGGCGGCAAAAACCAATGAGCCGGTCGAGCAGGGTTTAGTCAGCATGACGGGCACCTTTTTCGATACCATCATCATCTGCACTATGACGGGACTGGTACTGATTATCACCGGAGTCTGGAGCGGTGATACTGCAGGCGCTGCCATGACCAGCGCGGCCTTCAGCCTAGGCGGCTCGGCAGTCGTTGGTCAGTATTTAGTGACTATCGCCTTAGTCTGCTTTGCATTCACCACTATTTTAGGCTGGCACTACTATGGCGAGCGCTGCTGGTACTATTTAGTGGGTGAGCGTGGGCTGCGTGCCTATCAAATCCTATTTTTAGGTTTGATTGCCGTGGGGGCTTTTATCAAGCTGGATGTGATCTGGTTACTGGCCGATACGGTAAACGGTTTAATGGCGATACCTAACCTGATCGCGATAATTGGACTTAGGCACGTTATCATCGCTGAAACTCAAAGTTATTTTGTTCGGGCACTCTCAAACCGTACACTAGACCCAATTTATTAATGTTGTGAAAACAATATATTAGTTCACATTATTTTAACTTTGAGATTGTCGATACCGCGTTCTTCGTTTACTTTATAAGAGCTACCCCAAAATGGGGAGACTTAACACGGGTACTTTGAGGCGACGCCATGGACAAAAGTAAACTTCGTACTTTTCGCAGCAAGATCTTATCCCATATTGCGCTGCCATTGATTCTAATCATGGCAGCCGTTTATGGTATTAATGCTTGGTTTAATTATCTTTCTGCCGAGAGCAAGCTTTACGATTCCTTAGCTCAGGCATCCAACCATTCCGCCTATCGCCTACAACTGCTACTCGAGCATGCGCAGATCAATACTCAAGGAATGGCGGATTTTATTGGGTTTATCACCAATAAAGAAGACATCAGTAACAGCGAGAAAATCAAACGGATACTCACCAATCGCCTCGAACGCAACCCCGATTTTTACGGCTCTGCCGTTGCCTTTAAGCCATACACTTTTGCAAATAAAAAACTCTTTTCTCCCTATGTTTTCCGTGATGGTGATGACTTCCATTACTTAGATATTGGCGCCGAAGGCTATGACTACACAGACGGCTCTTGGGATTGGTGGTCTAAGGCGATTAATCAAGCGGGAGGATATTGGTCTAAGGTTTACTTTGATGAAGGAGCCGGCAACACCTTAATGGTGACCTATTCTGTCCCCTTTGGTCCTGAAAATGCTTACTTTGGGGTAGCGACTGTCGATTTAGCCCTAAATCAATTACCCGAGCAGCTAGGTGTGTCACCGAGTCAGTTAGTGGTGCTCGATGATCAAGGACGGCTCATCTTCCACAGCGATAAAGAAAAAGTGCTCGCGATGACTTCGGCCGAATGGCTAGATAGGAATACTCGTCAGAATAAAGACTTTTGGGCGCTATTGGATAAGGGGGTGAATGGCCAAGCACGGTTTGTGGATGACAAGAACCTAGTCTACCTCGCCAGCGTTGCATCGGTCGCTAAGCATAAGTGGCGCGTGATTGTCATGGTGCCCGAGCAACAACTATTGTCTACGCTATTGGATGATATGGCCTCCGTGGTACTCAACCTCAGTTTACTGACGCTGCTGCTGATATTGACCTGCTATATCGCCGCGAAACGTCTGACGAGGCCGCTTGAAATGCTGGAGTCTGGTATTTTGGCCTTCGGTCAGGGGAAAACTCAACAATTAGCGATCCCTAACGGAGCCGTCAGTGAAATAGTCACCTTAAGCAGCACCTTTAATCAGATGGCGGAACTCCTCGCCGAACGTGAACAGGCGATTTTAGATTCCCGTGGAAATCGCTTTGCACGGTTAATCGACGGTATGAGTGATAAGTCATTCTACTGCTCGCTCGACGCTTCAGGGCAGCTGGCTCAGGTGAGTGAGGGGGTTACTAAGGTCTTAGGTATGTCGCCTGAGCTACTCAAGCGCAAGTATCAAAGATTATTTACCGCCAATCCCTTAAATGAAAAGAATTGGGAATATACAGACTTGGCCCTCAAGGGACAAAACGTACCCTCTCATCAAGTGGAATTACTCGATGCGGGTGGTCATCCGCGCAGGCTCGATCTCTTTATGCAGCCCCTAGTCTCAGATACGGGCGAGCTGATGTCGGTAGAGATGTTATTTACCGATGTGACAGAGCAGTTCTCCGCCGCGGCTTGGTCTAATGCCGTGCTCGAAGCGGCACCAGAGGCCATGTTAATCGTGGACCAAATGGGATTAATTGTCTTCAGCAATACTCGCTGCCAAATTCTCTTCGGTTACGAAGCCAGCGCAATGTTAGGGCTGCAGGTCGAATCATTATTGCCAGAAGCATTGCGTAGTAACCATGCCCGCGATCGCCTGCAATTTTTGCGTGAAGGGCGCGATCGCCCCATGGCCAATGCAAAGCATGTGCGGGCGCTCAAAGCCGATGGCGGGGAGTTTGTCGCCGAAATCGCCTTGAGTATTTTACCTGCCGATAACGAGGGGCGTCGCCAAGTGGCGGCTTCGATTCGGGATATGACCCAGAAGTTAGCCGTCGAGCAGAAAATTCGTGACAGCGAATTAAGGTTCCGCGGTCTGGTGACGAATATTCCCGGCGCCGTCTATCGTACCCGCATAGGCGATGTGTGGGTGATGGAATATGTCAGTGAAAACATTGCTGATATTACAGGTTATGCCGCAAGCCAGTTTATTGAGAATCGTCAACGCACCTTTGAATCGCTGATCTTGGAAGAAGATCGTGCCCTGTGCCATCAACATATCGATAGGGCGCTGGCGCAGCAGGAAACCTTTGAAGTGGAATACCGCATTCGCCATCGCGACGGCAGTGTGCGTTGGGTACATGAAAAGGGCAAGGCGAGTTATACCGATGAGGGCTTCCCGCTGTGGTTCGATGGCAGTATCGATGATATTACCGAGAGTAAGCTGGCTCTGGTCGAGCTTGAGAGTTCACGTCAGCAATTAACCAATATTACAGAGTCGATCCCTTGTACTGTGTATCAGTTGCGCTGGATTTCACCTGTCGATCGCACCTTTACCTTCTTATCTGGCGCGGCGTATCACATGCTTGGCTTACATCGCGATGATTTACTTAAAGATTTCAATATCATTGCCGAGCGGATTTTTGATGAAGAACGCTCAGAGGTTGTGCGTGCCTTAGCGGGCAAGAGTGAGGATAAATTGCAGTGGGTGCGTGAGTTCCGTTATCGCCACCCTAATGGCAGCACCCGTTGGATGGAGGCGGGAGCCAGCGGTCATATTTGCGATGATGGCGCCATTATCTGGAATGGCTATGTGATGGATATTACCGAACGCAAAGCCATGGAAGAAGAGCTTGCAGTGAGTGAAGCGCACTTTAAGGCATTGTTTGATGGCTCCACCATTGGCATTGTGAACATCGATGCTAAAGGGGTAATCCTCGATTGTAACGACCAATATTGTGAAGACATGGGCCAGTCCCGTGAGTCACTCTGCGGCATGTCGATTTTCGAGGTTTTAAGCCTACAGGATAAAGAAACCGCCAAGGCGCAGTTTAAGGAACTGGCGGAGGGCCGAGTCGATCATTATCGCGGTGAGCGAAGCTTTATTCGCCCCAATGGTGAACCGCTGTGGATGACGGTCAATGTGTCGGCACTCTTCGATAGCCAGAAACGGTTTGAATCGGCCGTGGTCAGTATGGTCGATATGACGGAGTTAAAACTGCTGTCTGACGAGCTGTTAGTCGCGAAGGAAGAGGCGGATGCAGCGAGTAAAGCCAAGGGTGACTTCCTCGCCAACATGTCCCACGAAATCCGTACGCCAATGAATGCGATTATCGGTATGTCGCAGCTTTGTTTGCAGACGGAACTCGATAAGAAGCAGAAAAATTATGTGGAGAAAATTGAGCGCGCCTCAAAATCCTTGCTCTCCATCATTAACGACATCCTCGACTTCTCCAAAATTGAAGCCGGTAAGTTAGATATCGAATCGGTTCCCTTCCAGCTCGATACTATGCTGGAAGATCTCAGCGATATGTTCTCCGAGAAAGCGGCCCATAAACAGCTTGAACTGTTGTTTGCAGTGGCGCCGAATGTGCCTAGGCACCTGTTTGGCGATTCGCTACGCCTTGGGCAAGTGCTGATCAACTTGATGAACAACGCAATTAAGTTTACCGAGCGGGGCGAAGTGTTGTTATCGCTCAACTTGGTTGAGCAGCAAAATGATGATGTGGTGCTGCGCTTTAGTGTGCGCGACAGCGGTATCGGCTTAACCGCCGAGCAGCAGGCCAAACTGTTTAAATCCTTCAGTCAGGCCGACACCTCGACCACCCGTAAATATGGTGGCACAGGCTTAGGGTTGGCGATTTGTAAGCAGTTAGTCGAACTGATGGGCGGCACTATTGGGGTTGAAAGCCAGTTCGGCCACGGCAGTACCTTCTACTTTACCGTTAAGTTGCAGATTTCTAGCGGTCAAAAGCTGACGGTTGCGCAAGAACTCGAAGGTATGTCAATTCTGGTTGCCGATGATAATGCCACCGCCCGTGACATCATGCGCACCACATTAGAGAGCATGGGCTTTAGGGTGGATACGGTGCGCTCCGGTGAAGAGGCTGTAACGCGTTGTAGCCAGCAGGAATATGCCGTCGCCCTGATCGACTGGAAAATGCCGAATCTTGACGGAATAGAAACGGCTAAGCAAATCAAACAATTGGCGAAGAACGCACCGCGGATCTTGATGGTGTCGGCCCATGCTACCCAAGAGTTCTTAAGCCAAATTGAAGCGTTGGGCTTGGCGGGCTATATCAGTAAACCCATCAGTGCCTCGCGGTTGCTCGATGGTATTATGAATTCCCTTGGTCGAGCTGGCGTCCTGCCTGTCAGACGTAACAGTGAGAGCATAGATCCTAAACTCCTGCTGCCGCTTAAGGGCAAACGTATCCTCTTGGTGGAGGATAACGAGATGAACCTTGAGGTGGCCACCGAGTTTTTAGAGCAAGTGGGGATTATCTTATCCATCGCCACCAACGGTCAGATAGCGCTCGATAAGCTGGCGCAGCAGAGCTTCGATCTGGTGTTGATGGATTGCCAGATGCCAGTGATGGACGGTTATCAGGCCACTCAGGCGATTAGAAAACGGCCAGAACTTGCCGAGTTGCCCGTGATTGCGATGACGGCTAATGCGATGGCGGGTGATAAGGAAATGTGTTTAAAAGCAGGGATGAATGACCATATCGCTAAGCCGATAGAGGTCAACTTGCTGTATCAAACCCTGCTTAAATACTTAGGTGCCGGTGTGCTACCGACCGAAGCTGCTTCTCCTAATCAATTGGTTGAAATCCCCGTTAAACCTATCAATCTGGATTCAAAGTCCGTCGTAAAATGGCCTGAACATCCGGAATTAGATATCGATAGGGGGTTACAGTTAGTTCAAAACTCAACCCGCCTTTATCAGCGGATATTTGATCGTTTTGTGACCAGTCAACGTAATGTGGTTGAGTTGATTAATAAAGCGCTCGCCAACGACAAGCGTGACGATGCCGTGCGGATGGCGCATACCTTAAAGGGGCTAGCGGGTAACTTAAGTTCCAGCAAGCTGGTGGAATTGGCGCGTCAACTGGAGCTGCACCTCAGCGAAAAGACGGAATACCAGACGGAGTTGGACCAAATCCAAGTCTTAGTCGCGTCGATTTGTGAAGCCATTGAGCGGGTTAACCCTCAGTTTGAAGAGCCAACTCAATCGGCGACAGAGCACTTGTCCCAGGAGGCGCTGGTGAGTGCCTTAAACCAATTGCGTCAAAGCTTGGAGGATGCCGATTCCGATGCGGTGACACAAATTGATGCATTAAAACCCCAAGTGAGTAGCAAGTTATGGCAGCAACTCAGCCCTGCGCTGACTATGATTAATCAGTATCAGTTCGATGAAGCGGTGGATTTGATTGATGAAGTGCTTGCGGAATTAGCATGAAGACCGGTCAATTGAAGAACGGTAGTTGACCATAAATAAAGCCACAGGATAAGGTGAAAGCGTTGATGGATAAGGCAACAATATTGGTCGTCGATGATACCCCGGAAAATATCGATATTTTAGTGGGCATACTCGGTGAGGATTATAAGGTCAAGGTGGCGATTGATGGACCAAGAGCACTCGCCCTTGTCGCCAAAACCCTACCGGATTTGATTTTACTCGACGTGATGATGCCCGGCATGAATGGTTATGAGGTGTGTAAGCTGCTTAAGCAGGAACCTCTAACTTGCCATATACCAGTGATTTTTGTGACCGCATTGTCTGAGGTGGCCGATGAGACCCAAGGGTTTGAATTAGGTGCCGTCGATTACATCACTAAGCCTGTTAGCGCCCCCGTGGTTAAAGCGCGGGTACGAACCCACCTCGCACTTTACGATCAAAAGCGCCTACTAGAGCAACAGGTGAAAGAGCGTACTCAAGAGCTTGAAGAAACCCGCTTCGAAATTATCCGTCGTTTAGGCCGCGCCGCCGAATACAAAGACAACGAAACGGGCCTGCACGTGGTGCGTATGAGCCATTATGCACGGCTGCTGGCCGTGAAATTAGGCTTGCCTAGCACCTTCTGTGAGCTGTTGTATAACGCCGCGCCCATGCATGACATCGGGAAAATCGGCACGCCCGATGCGGTGCTGAAAAAGCCCGGTAAGCTCGATGCCGATGAGTGGGAAATCATGCAACAACATGCCGCCATTGGCGCCGAGATCATTGGCGAACATGGCGATCCACTGCTGCAAATGGCGCGGCGCATCGCCTTAACCCACCACGAAAAATGGGACGGTTCGGGTTATCCCAATGGCTTATCGGGGGAGAATATTCCCATCGAGGGGCGGATAGTCGCGATAGCGGACGTTTTCGATGCGTTAACATCTCAGCGGCCTTACAAGGAGCCTTGGACCATTGAAGCCACGGTGGAGTTGCTCGAAAGCCAAGCGGGCAAACACTTTGACCCTAAGCTGGTGGACGAGTTTAAGCAAATTCTGCCCGAGGTGATTGCGATTCGAGATACTTATCTCGAACATTAAAAAAGAAAAGGCGCCTAAGGCGCCTTTTTTAACTCAAACTCTTATTAGCTTAATAACCGCAAACTATTCCTCTTCGAGCGAGTAGGGCAGCGCTTGGATCCCTAAGCTGGATTGCTCGTCATCAGCGAAACGCAGCTTGGCATTATTCTGGGTATCGTTTGCGAGCACGGCGGTCAGTAACACTTGATTGCCACGCTGCACGAACTCAATAATTTGTCCGCCCTTGCGGTAGCCATCTTCTAATGCAATCTCGATAACGCTTTCTAAATTAATCGTTAATGCTGTGGTGCCCTGAAGAATATAGAGTGCGCGCTTGTTACCACCACGGTATTTCATCCGGGCAACGGTTTCTTGGCCCATGTAGCAGCCTTTGTTAAAGCTAATGCCGTTGATCGCCTGTAGATTACACATCTGCGGAACATACTGATTGGCATGGCTTGGTGCTAGGTTAGGGTAACCTGCGGTGATTTCTAACGCTTGCCAAGCGCTGGCATCAAAGACTGTGTGCTCGCCCACTAAGGCCGTTGCCGCTTCTGGCTGTAGCACCAGAATAAAACGGTCTGCATCCTTTAGGATGGCGCCATGTTCAACCAGTGTGAGTTCTTCAGTGATTTCACCGAAGTGTTGAGTCACAAACGGCACTGCTTGTTCGCCCGCCACACCGAGTAAGGTCCACTCGTCAGAGGCATTGCTCAGTGTCGCCTTACTAAATACCGCATATTTTTGCAGTTGCGGCAGGTCTAGCTCTAGGGTGTCCTTTGGCATCAGCATCAACAGCACATCTTGGATGGCGAAGGTGCGGAAGCTGGCGAGCATCTTACCCTTAGGGTCGCAATGTGCGCCCCAGCGCCATTGGTTGGCTTCGAGTGAGCTGATATCCGTGGTGACTTGGCCATGGATAAAACTGCGACCCTGTTCGCCGACCACTTTGATGAGGCCGAGGTGGGATAGGTTGGCGAGCATAAGTGGAGGCATTGAGGCGTCCAGATCCCAAGTGGGTGTCGAAACTGCAATAGTCATAGCGGAGATCCTGAAAATGAAGACGATGCAAGAGGCTAGATTGTAGCGGAATTAAGCGGCGCTCAAAAGCATAAGGCGCACATATCTTGAATGAAATGTGCGCCTTATAAATACACTCAAGCTGAGTGCGAAAAGCCTTAGAACAATACGCGGGTGCGCAGAGTGCCTTCAATGGCCTTAAGTTCGACCAGTGCTTCCTCGGCTTGGTGAGTATCGACTTCCATCACCACATAACCGATTTCAGCAGTGGTTTGCAGATACTGAGCGGCAATGTTGATGCCTTTTTCAGAGAAAGCTTTGTTGATTTTGATCAGCACGCCAGGACGGTTTTGGTGAATGTGCAGCAAGCGCGAAATGCCTTTGTGCATTGGCAGCGACACTTCAGGGAAGTTAACCGCAGAAACGGTCGAACCGTTATCTGAGTATTTGGCTAACTTACCAGCCACTTCGATACCGATATTTTCTTGGGCTTCAGCAGTACTGCCGCCCACGTGCGGGGTCAATAGCACATTGTCTAAGCCACGTAATGGGCTGATAAATTCATCATCATTCGATTGTGGCTCGACAGGGAATACGTCGATTGCCGCGCCCGCAAGGTGACGCTCTTTAAGGGCAACCGTCAGGGCATCGATATCAACCACAGTGCCGCGTGAGGCGTTGATGAAGATGCTGCCTTTACGCATGGCTGCAAATTCTGCTGCGCTGATCATATCTTTAGTTTGCGCTGTCTCAGGGACGTGTAAGCTCACCACATCGGACTGTGCCAGTAATTGTTCCATCGAATGGATTTGCTGAGCGTTACCTAATGGCAGTTTGTCTTCGATATCGAAAAACACCACGCGCATACCTAAGGTTTCAGCCAAGATCCCTAGCTGAGTACCAATATGGCCATAACCTATCACACCTAAGGTTTTGCCACGGACTTCGTAACTGCCTGCGGCTGTCTTCATCCAGCCACCACGGTGGGCAATCGCATTACGCTCAGGAATGCCGCGCATCAACATGATGATTTCGCCTAATACCAGTTCAGCTACGCTGCGGGTATTAGAAAACGGTGCGTTAAATACCGGGATACCGAGCAATTCGGCGGTCGCCAGATCCACCTGGTTAGTGCCGATACAGAAACAACCAATCGCAATCAGTTTTTCGGCACGTTTTAACACGTCAGCGGTCAATTGGGTACGGGAACGAATACCAACAAAGTGAGCATCTTTGATGGACTCGAGCAGGGCTTCATCACCTAAGGAGGCTTTGTGATACTCGATATTGGTGTATCCAGCACGTTCAAATACATCGACCGCAGATTGGTGGACGCCTTCCAACAACAGGATCTTGATCTTATCCTTGTCCAGCGAATGTTTCGCCATGATATGGGTACCCTCTAATTAATTGAAATGGTTCAGTGTGATATGCTGACAGCCTTGGACCTCCAAAGTAGCACTTTTTTTGCTCACTGTGGAGGGCTAGATGGCTAAAGTTAATATTCTAGAATTAGAACAATATCGCATAAGAGGAAGGAACATTGAATAACAAAATTGCTTGGTGCGGTATTTACCTCTCAGTTTTAATATGGTCGGCGATAAAACCCGCAGATCCATTCACTTGGTGGCTCGAAGCCTTGCCCGCATTAGTGGCCGTGCCCTTACTCTTTTTTACCCGCAAGCGTTTCCCGCTGACGCCCTTAGTGTATTTTTTGGTACTGGTACATTGCTGTGTGTTGTTTGTTGGCGCGCACTATACCTACGCCGAAGTGCCGCTGTTTGACACTATTGCCCAGTGGATGGGCAGCGAGCGCAATAACTACGACAAGGTTGGGCATTTTGCTCAAGGCTTTATTCCTGCCATGCTAGCCCGTGAGATTATGTTACGTAATCAAGCTGTTAAGCCTGGTGCTTGGTGTGCCTTTTTAGTCACCTGCTTTGTGTTGGCCTTTAGTGCCTTCTATGAACTGATTGAATGGTGGGTGGCCGCTGCAACTGGCGAAGGCGCCGAGGCCTTCTTAGGCACTCAGGGTTATGTGTGGGACACGCAATCGGATATGTTTTTAGCCCTAATAGGTGCCATTGTCGCGTTAATCAGTTTATCGCGTGTTCAGGATAAGCAAATAGCCAAACTTGTCGGTCAAGCTTAAACTCGAACCCTTATCGATAAATGCCCTCGAAGCTTCCATTCGAGGGGATTTTTTATTCCTCAAGTTGTCATCTTTTGCTGTTAGTTTTTTGTTTAAACTTTCGATTGAGTATCTTATAGACTAAGGTGCTGTTCCGACTGAATAGGATTAAGTTCTAGGATTAATCACTGCCTAATGGTGAATTCTTGGTCTGTTAGTCGAACTGACTATATAAAAAGAGTGATTATTTAGTACATTTGGGTGATGGCATTCATGCGGTAACTAGTCAGAATGGGCTATGTTAATTAATTGTACTTTGTGTACATTTGCCCTCTTCAGTTCAGCATTAGGTTATAAAAACTAAATACTTTTCAGGGAGAAGAGTAAAGTGAATACTATCAACGAGTTAGTTTTTCTGCATCAAGTGGCTGCGCCTTGCCATTTAGCGATACTCGCAGAATCTATCGGATTAAAAACACGGATTGTTAAACAGGCTTCCGAGCTAAATTTAGATAAAGGGCAACGCAGTTTTTGCCTTATCGCCCAAAAAGGCGCTGCCTTAGATAATAAAGGCATTCCGCTGTTGGCCTCACGTCTGGTGCCCCATGTTCCCGTCGCTTTGTATCAAGTCGAGCGTAATTCCTTAGACCAAGAGTCAGCCATGTTGCTGGGGATCCGCGGTCTGTTATTTGCGGATCAGCGGATGGATTTGATGCTAACGGGGCTGCGCAAAATGGTGGCCGATGAGCTTTGGTACGATAGAACCTTACTCAGTAAGATGTTTCGCCGGGTGGTGCAAAAGTTGGATGGGCAAAATGATATGCCCGCCGATACCGTTGCCATGTTGCAAGCGCTTACCTCAAGGGAGCGAACCATTATTCAGTTCGTCTCTAGCGGCGCGCGTAATAAGGAAATCGCCCATCGACTCTGCATCAGTGAACATACGGTGAAGGCGCATATTTCCTCTATTTTCCGTAAGACCCAGTCCCGCAATCGTGTTGAGCTATTGCGTTGGGCTCAGACCTATCAAACACATTTTGAGTTTTGCAGTTAAGCTCAAAGCTTAAGCCTTAAACGCACTAAGGTGAGTTGCGAGTGAACTGGGCGGTGATTTACGTCGGCAAGATAAGACGAGCGGCAACTCACTTTTGTGCTTTATACGCAAATAAAAACGGGAACATGATTCATGTTCCCGTTTTTATTGGGCCGCCTACAGCAGACGGCCTATCGATAGAGATTAGTACTGAACAACGGTCGCAACGTTCATATCACCGGTTTGGTTAACGCTGATGCTGTTGCTGTTGCCTGCTTGCGAACCGACAACTAAGTTGTCATTACCAGTTTGGGTGATCATTAGGCTGTTGTTATCACCACGCACACCGAATGAGTTTGATGCGAATGAAGTGCCGCTATCGCCACCCACCCAGTTACCGTTACCCGCTTGAGTGATTTGAGCTGAGTTTTCATCACCTTCGATGATTAAATCGATAAGGTTCAGATCGCCACGGTGTTGCAGTGCAGTCACATCGGCGTTGTTGTTACCCGTTACACTGATGATAGTCTCATTTTGATCACCATCTTGCTCAACATCCACTTCGTTGTCGTTACCCACTGCATCCACATAAGCGAAGTTCGTATCACCTTCTTGGCTGATTTCGATGCTGTTGTCTTCACCTGTTGCGAAGGCAACCAGCTCGTTGTTATCACCCTTAGAAGATAAGTCGAAATCGTTGTCAGTACCGTAAGCACCAAAGGTCGCGAAGTTAGCATCACCACGTTGTTTTAAGTCAACGTCGTTGCTATCGCCCCATACTTGGAACTCTGCACCGTTGCTGTCGCCACGTTGCTTGATAGTGATATCGTTGTCGTTACCTTGGATGTCGGCAACTAAAGTATCGCCTACAGTATTGCGGTTGCCGTCTTGGGCGATATCGATGCTGTTGTCATCGCCTGTGGTCATTGACAGGTAAGCAGTGTTGCTGCTGCCTTCTTGTTTCATGGTGATGTCGTTTTCGCTACCTGCTAAGGCGTAAACGAAACCAGTGTGGCTGTCACCCTTTTGATAGATATCGACGCTGTTGTCGTTACCCGCGATGCCTTTAGCCGCACCAAAGTTGTTGTTACCAATCTGTTCAACCGATACGTCGTTGTTATTGCCCACGTTAGCGGTCAGGTCGAGTGCGATTAAACCCGCTTGGTTGTTGCTACCGTATTGCTTGATGTCGCCATCGTTGTTATCGCCTTGAACGCGGAATACTGCGAGGTTAGCATCACCTTCTTGTTCTACGAAGGCGCTGTTTTCGTTGCCAGTGATTTCAACGTAGCTTTCGTTCACTTCACCTAATTGGTTCACAGAAACTAGGTTGTCGTTACCAGCTATGTCGTTGCTGCTTTGGTTGAAGAAACCATCCTGCGCTACTTCAGCTTCGTTGTTATTGCCAGTGACGTTAACTGACGCAACATGCCAATCCGTTTGTTGAGTCACAGTGACTTGGTTGGCATCACCCGTTGAGTTAACTTGCGCTTCATGCCACACACCGTCTTGCAATACGGTGGCAACTTGGTCGTTACCCGTTTGAGTAACTGCTGCAGCGTTAATTAACCCTGTTTGCGCCACTAAGGTGTCTTGACCTTGGCCAGTTTGTTCAACGCTGATGTCGTTAATCAGACTGGCAGCAAATGCTTGGCCACTTAAGCCAGTTGCAATAGCTAGCGCAATGAGTGATTTTTTCGCTTGTGATTTCATGTGACTCTCCCTGTTTAATACTGAGTTATTGAGATTGCAGCACCATCTGCAATCTGCTGGATCGAAAAATTGCCGCTTCCTAGTTGGTTCAATTGCACCAAATTGTCATTGCCAATCTGGGTGATTGAAGCCGTGTTTTGAGTGCCGACTTGCAGTAGTTGGACTTCATTGTTGGAACCAATCTGTGTCACAAGCGAAACGTTGTCGTTACCTGCTTGCGTCGCATAGGCGCTGTTATCGCTGCCCGATTGGATCACTATCGCTTGGTTTGCCGTACCTTGCTGCACTAGGTCGATAAGGTTATCGCGCCCAGAACGCTCAATGAGCGCCTGCAGGGTAATGGGCAGTTCACTGACATCCGCCGCTTGGCTGGGTGACAGACA encodes the following:
- a CDS encoding PAS domain S-box protein produces the protein MDKSKLRTFRSKILSHIALPLILIMAAVYGINAWFNYLSAESKLYDSLAQASNHSAYRLQLLLEHAQINTQGMADFIGFITNKEDISNSEKIKRILTNRLERNPDFYGSAVAFKPYTFANKKLFSPYVFRDGDDFHYLDIGAEGYDYTDGSWDWWSKAINQAGGYWSKVYFDEGAGNTLMVTYSVPFGPENAYFGVATVDLALNQLPEQLGVSPSQLVVLDDQGRLIFHSDKEKVLAMTSAEWLDRNTRQNKDFWALLDKGVNGQARFVDDKNLVYLASVASVAKHKWRVIVMVPEQQLLSTLLDDMASVVLNLSLLTLLLILTCYIAAKRLTRPLEMLESGILAFGQGKTQQLAIPNGAVSEIVTLSSTFNQMAELLAEREQAILDSRGNRFARLIDGMSDKSFYCSLDASGQLAQVSEGVTKVLGMSPELLKRKYQRLFTANPLNEKNWEYTDLALKGQNVPSHQVELLDAGGHPRRLDLFMQPLVSDTGELMSVEMLFTDVTEQFSAAAWSNAVLEAAPEAMLIVDQMGLIVFSNTRCQILFGYEASAMLGLQVESLLPEALRSNHARDRLQFLREGRDRPMANAKHVRALKADGGEFVAEIALSILPADNEGRRQVAASIRDMTQKLAVEQKIRDSELRFRGLVTNIPGAVYRTRIGDVWVMEYVSENIADITGYAASQFIENRQRTFESLILEEDRALCHQHIDRALAQQETFEVEYRIRHRDGSVRWVHEKGKASYTDEGFPLWFDGSIDDITESKLALVELESSRQQLTNITESIPCTVYQLRWISPVDRTFTFLSGAAYHMLGLHRDDLLKDFNIIAERIFDEERSEVVRALAGKSEDKLQWVREFRYRHPNGSTRWMEAGASGHICDDGAIIWNGYVMDITERKAMEEELAVSEAHFKALFDGSTIGIVNIDAKGVILDCNDQYCEDMGQSRESLCGMSIFEVLSLQDKETAKAQFKELAEGRVDHYRGERSFIRPNGEPLWMTVNVSALFDSQKRFESAVVSMVDMTELKLLSDELLVAKEEADAASKAKGDFLANMSHEIRTPMNAIIGMSQLCLQTELDKKQKNYVEKIERASKSLLSIINDILDFSKIEAGKLDIESVPFQLDTMLEDLSDMFSEKAAHKQLELLFAVAPNVPRHLFGDSLRLGQVLINLMNNAIKFTERGEVLLSLNLVEQQNDDVVLRFSVRDSGIGLTAEQQAKLFKSFSQADTSTTRKYGGTGLGLAICKQLVELMGGTIGVESQFGHGSTFYFTVKLQISSGQKLTVAQELEGMSILVADDNATARDIMRTTLESMGFRVDTVRSGEEAVTRCSQQEYAVALIDWKMPNLDGIETAKQIKQLAKNAPRILMVSAHATQEFLSQIEALGLAGYISKPISASRLLDGIMNSLGRAGVLPVRRNSESIDPKLLLPLKGKRILLVEDNEMNLEVATEFLEQVGIILSIATNGQIALDKLAQQSFDLVLMDCQMPVMDGYQATQAIRKRPELAELPVIAMTANAMAGDKEMCLKAGMNDHIAKPIEVNLLYQTLLKYLGAGVLPTEAASPNQLVEIPVKPINLDSKSVVKWPEHPELDIDRGLQLVQNSTRLYQRIFDRFVTSQRNVVELINKALANDKRDDAVRMAHTLKGLAGNLSSSKLVELARQLELHLSEKTEYQTELDQIQVLVASICEAIERVNPQFEEPTQSATEHLSQEALVSALNQLRQSLEDADSDAVTQIDALKPQVSSKLWQQLSPALTMINQYQFDEAVDLIDEVLAELA
- a CDS encoding two-component system response regulator; its protein translation is MDKATILVVDDTPENIDILVGILGEDYKVKVAIDGPRALALVAKTLPDLILLDVMMPGMNGYEVCKLLKQEPLTCHIPVIFVTALSEVADETQGFELGAVDYITKPVSAPVVKARVRTHLALYDQKRLLEQQVKERTQELEETRFEIIRRLGRAAEYKDNETGLHVVRMSHYARLLAVKLGLPSTFCELLYNAAPMHDIGKIGTPDAVLKKPGKLDADEWEIMQQHAAIGAEIIGEHGDPLLQMARRIALTHHEKWDGSGYPNGLSGENIPIEGRIVAIADVFDALTSQRPYKEPWTIEATVELLESQAGKHFDPKLVDEFKQILPEVIAIRDTYLEH